A single Trueperaceae bacterium DNA region contains:
- a CDS encoding glycogen/starch synthase: protein MRVLFVSAEVAPYSKVGGLGDVAGSLPAALVGLGHEVLVVTPWYGGLGGGARPLWIGDVAVPFDGGTVTVGVGTLEERGVRLAFVGHPVYARERVYGHEDDPWRFALLSRAAPQVAQRVGFRPDVAHANDWHTGHLPLLLARGRHLPEGFPRLPSVFTVHNAQYQGESEMTATLRWLRLPGELAGSFANHYGRFNALKAGAGFATRVTTVSPTYAQELTQPEHGWGLDGAFRSLAGRLTGILNGIDVERWDPATDPHLPARYDAAHPNAKASSQVALRERYGLEPGLPVLAAVSRLVEQKGIDLLLEAAPRLLRMGWALALLGTGEPELEAAALALAADNPGRVGVTIEFDEPLSHLFYAGADALAMPSRFEPCGLSQMIAMRYGTLPIVRATGGLRDTVEHMRTGFAFEHATAAGLAWAAAEALAVGPGTDRWRAMQQAAMRQDHSWRTSARRYAALYEAAVASVIPSRP from the coding sequence ATGCGGGTCCTGTTCGTCTCCGCCGAGGTCGCGCCGTACAGCAAGGTGGGGGGTCTGGGCGACGTGGCAGGCTCGCTGCCGGCCGCGCTCGTCGGGCTCGGCCACGAGGTGCTCGTCGTCACCCCCTGGTACGGCGGTCTCGGAGGCGGCGCGCGCCCGCTCTGGATCGGCGACGTCGCGGTGCCGTTCGACGGCGGCACGGTGACCGTGGGCGTCGGCACGCTGGAGGAGCGCGGCGTGCGCCTGGCCTTCGTCGGCCACCCCGTCTACGCCCGCGAGCGCGTCTACGGCCACGAGGACGACCCATGGCGCTTCGCGCTGCTCTCGCGCGCCGCGCCGCAGGTCGCGCAGCGGGTCGGCTTCAGGCCGGACGTGGCGCACGCCAACGACTGGCACACCGGCCACCTGCCGCTCCTGCTGGCGCGGGGCCGGCACCTGCCCGAGGGCTTCCCGCGCCTCCCGAGCGTCTTCACCGTGCACAACGCGCAGTACCAGGGCGAGTCGGAGATGACGGCGACGCTGCGCTGGCTGCGGCTGCCCGGCGAGCTGGCCGGCTCGTTCGCGAACCACTACGGGCGCTTCAACGCCCTCAAGGCCGGCGCCGGGTTCGCCACGCGGGTCACCACCGTCAGCCCCACCTACGCGCAGGAGCTCACGCAGCCCGAGCACGGCTGGGGCCTCGACGGCGCCTTCAGGAGCCTCGCCGGACGTCTCACGGGGATCCTCAACGGCATCGACGTCGAGCGCTGGGACCCCGCGACCGACCCCCACCTGCCGGCCCGCTACGACGCCGCCCACCCGAACGCCAAGGCGTCGTCGCAGGTCGCCCTGCGCGAGCGCTACGGGCTCGAGCCCGGCCTGCCCGTGCTCGCCGCCGTGTCGCGGCTCGTCGAGCAGAAGGGCATCGACCTGCTACTGGAGGCGGCGCCGCGGCTGCTGCGGATGGGCTGGGCGCTGGCTCTGCTCGGCACCGGCGAGCCGGAGCTGGAGGCGGCCGCGCTGGCCCTGGCGGCGGACAACCCGGGCCGCGTGGGCGTGACGATAGAGTTCGACGAGCCTCTCTCCCACCTCTTCTACGCCGGCGCCGACGCCCTGGCGATGCCGAGCCGCTTCGAGCCGTGCGGGCTCAGCCAGATGATCGCCATGCGCTACGGGACCCTGCCGATCGTGCGCGCCACGGGCGGGCTGCGCGACACCGTCGAGCACATGCGCACCGGCTTCGCCTTCGAGCACGCCACGGCCGCGGGGCTCGCCTGGGCCGCCGCCGAGGCGCTCGCCGTGGGGCCCGGCACCGACAGGTGGCGGGCGATGCAGCAGGCGGCGATGCGCCAGGACCACTCCTGGCGGACGTCGGCACGGCGCTACGCGGCGCTGTATGAGGCGGCCGTCGCGAGCGTGATACCGTCACGGCCATGA
- a CDS encoding tetratricopeptide repeat protein, whose translation MTDQDAGRGAHVVPAQEGDASAAAQASVADWRELLELRRFNAAKQAYLVATYAGAGRLAADAESDDDAVRAALTALADVEDLLRERRYAKAGERIARLQHKPPLAPWHDLQADIEALAAVGKALDKRDPEQALADLDRLGDTWFVAEASTLRGTAQAYLGDGVAAKACFEAAVAVDPKHFRALTNLGNVALEEGDVDGAIARYREALAVNEEFSNAHHNLGVAYRRKGDLGKSVRHLRRAQRLAYRQDAAEARESFMKAGGARFGGALKWVLWVAIGAAVWWVLRSQGVL comes from the coding sequence ATGACCGACCAGGACGCCGGGCGCGGCGCCCACGTGGTCCCCGCACAGGAAGGCGACGCGTCCGCCGCTGCACAGGCGAGCGTCGCGGACTGGCGCGAGCTCCTCGAGCTGAGGCGGTTCAACGCCGCGAAGCAGGCCTACCTGGTGGCCACCTACGCCGGCGCCGGCCGGCTCGCGGCGGACGCCGAGAGCGACGACGACGCGGTCAGGGCCGCTCTCACGGCGCTCGCCGACGTGGAGGACCTGCTGCGCGAGCGGCGCTACGCCAAGGCCGGCGAGCGCATCGCCAGGCTGCAGCACAAGCCGCCTCTGGCGCCGTGGCACGACCTGCAGGCCGACATCGAGGCCCTGGCCGCGGTGGGCAAGGCCCTCGACAAGCGCGACCCCGAGCAGGCGCTGGCGGACCTCGACCGGCTGGGCGACACCTGGTTCGTCGCCGAGGCCAGCACGCTACGCGGCACCGCCCAGGCCTACCTGGGCGACGGCGTGGCGGCGAAGGCCTGCTTCGAGGCGGCCGTCGCCGTGGACCCCAAGCACTTCCGCGCCCTGACGAACCTCGGCAACGTCGCGCTGGAGGAGGGCGACGTCGACGGCGCCATCGCGCGCTACCGCGAGGCCCTGGCGGTGAACGAGGAGTTCTCGAACGCCCACCACAACCTCGGCGTGGCGTACCGCCGCAAGGGCGACCTCGGCAAGAGCGTGAGGCACCTCAGGCGCGCCCAGCGGCTCGCCTACCGGCAGGACGCCGCCGAGGCGCGCGAGAGCTTCATGAAGGCGGGCGGCGCGCGCTTCGGCGGCGCGCTGAAGTGGGTGCTGTGGGTGGCCATAGGCGCGGCCGTGTGGTGGGTGCTGCGGTCGCAGGGCGTGCTCTAG